The genomic segment CTCAAGTTCCCGCCGTCATGCTTTAATCAATCCGTTGTTCTCGAACGGCTTCGGAGGCGGAATGACGGTGGCTCCAGTGCTGGTGATCCTCAGCGCGGCGACGGCGTTGGGGTTGTATCTCGGGTTGCTCTATTTGCGCGGCGACCGCAAGCAGGGACTGGTGGCGCTGCACATGCTGCTCGGCTTTGGCGGGCTCGAGACCCTCGTCATGCTGCTGCACGGCACCCCCGATGGAGCTGCGACGACGGATAGCGTCTCTTTCGGCAAGATCGCGGCCGGTCTGTTCGCGGTATCGGCCTTCTCCGGCTTCATCGCCGCGCTGGCGCGGCGCTCGCCGGTCGGTGCTAACGTCCTGCTCGGCACGCACGTCACCGTCGGTCTCGCCGGTTTCGCGCTGCTGCTGGCCTGGGTGTCGGGGACCTGAACCATCAGGTGCCAGTCGGGATCCGCGCAATCACCTTGATCTCGAAGTCGAAGCCTGCGAGCCACGTCACTCCGACAGCCGTCCAATTGGGATAAGGCTCCTGCGGGAAGGCTCGATTCTTCACAGCCAGGACGGTGTCCAGCTGCGTTGCCGGATCGGTGTGAAACGAGGTGACGTCGACGATATCGGCAAATGTGCAGCCGGCAGCCTTCAGGACGGAGGCCAGATTATCGAAGGCGAGCTGAACCTGTGCCTCGAACTGAGGTTCAGGCGAGCCGTCCTCGCGGCTGCCGACCTGTCCTGACACGAACAACAGATCGCCGGAACGGATCGCGGCGGAGTAGCGATGCTTGTCGTAGAGAGCCTGACGGCCGGCGGGAAAGATCACCTCGGATTTCGACATTCCTGTCTCCTGCTTCGGACCAGGAGCAGGTGGATCGTACCGATGATCTTTCCATAGGGGTGCGACAACACGGCCCGCGCAGGCAGGTCGACGGCGCGATCGAAACATCCTCGACGCATCGCGTGTAGGGATTGACTTCGCTCGAAGCTCTCCGAAACAATCGTCGGCCCTAGGACGTCACCTCGACGTAGCTAGGACGTAGCTAGCCGGCGTATCCTCGAACAGCATCGCCCCGCTAACGCCGCGGTCGGTCGCAGCGATTATCAATTGGGCACCGACATCACCACCGGCCCCGCGTGCTTCACGCTGCTGCCGGCATGGTTGTCGGCGGGCCTAACTCCGGTCTTTTGCCTCTCGGCGTCAGGGTGCAGCGGAGAGCAATTCGCTGTCGTCTGCCGGAGAGGGCGCCGTCTTCAGTTGCGCCTCCTGTTCGATCAGTCGCAGCGTCTGCGCCAAATGGCGCTCGGTGGTGGCCACCACGCCGTCGCGGTCGCGGCTTTGATAGAGCGCCAGCAGTTCGGCGTGGTCGCGATTGTTCATGTCGCGGATATCCGGATCGGCGAACAGCGACAGCACCACATAAGGCGAGGCCGCATGGGCGAGGTTATAGACCAAGCTGCCGAGGCGGCCGCTGTTGGTGTTGCCGGTCAGAGCGGCATGAAACTCCTCGTTGAGCCCGGCCCAGCTCTGCGCCGACACCTTGCCGCACATCTTGCGATGGCAGGCCTCGGCGTGCGCCAGATCGTCCTCGGTGACGCGGTCGAAGGTGCGGGCGGCCAACAGCGGCTCCAGCCGCATCCGCATCTGGTAGATTTCCTGCACATCATCGAGGGTCAGTCCCCGAACGACGGCGCCGCGCCTTGCATCGAGTGAGATGAGTCCTTCGGACAGCAGATCTCGAAACGCCTCGCGCACCGGTGTGGTGCTGACGTCGAGCTGCCGCGCGATCTCCTCCTGGCGAAGACGCGTCCCGGCCGGGTAGCGCCCCTGGAGAATCTTGGTCCGCAGATCGAGCAGGACATGCTGACGGACTGTCGTGGGCTGTCCACGTTTCCGCATCGTTCGCTCCCCCGATTGCCGGTCGCTCGCCGCGATCGCTACGTTGCCGGGGCAGGCTTCGCATCGGGCGCGAGCACGTCGTCGTTTCAATCTCGAATATCACAGGTTGCGCGCGAACCAGTGCCGCTTTGGTGTGCACAATGCACAATGCATTTGAGCAGCCGGACGGTGCGGGGCACGGCATCGGCGTCTGCCGCGCGCGCCGGTGTGCATCCGCTAATCACCTGCGCCACAGCGGTATTTGGCGTTCTGCGACTTTGGTCGATGCGCTGGCATGGCCTTTGCAAAACATTCGCAAAGGAGCAAATCGATGGCAGAGCCGCAGATCCAACTCAGTGTTCGAGACGTTCGGAAGGTGTTTCCCGGAAAGGGCGGCGCCGTGCCGGTTCTCGACGGACTATCTTTCGACATCTACGAGCGCGATTTCGTCAGCATCATCGGGCCGAGCGGTTGCGGCAAGACCACGATCTTCAACGTGATCGCGGGACTCCTGAACGCCGACAGCGGAAGCCTGATCTATCGCGGCGAGCAGGTCAGCAGTCTGCGCGGCCGCATCGGCTACATGATGCAGAAGGATCTGCTGTTCCCCTGGCGGACGGTGCTGGAGAACGTGCTGCTCGGCCTCCGTGTGCGCGGCGTCGCCGATGCCGAAGCGCTCGACACGGCGCGCGAGTATCTGTCGACCTTCGGTCTGTCTGGATTCGAAAAGGCCTATCCCAAGACGCTGTCCGGCGGCATGCGCCAGCGCGTGGCGCTGATCCGGACGCTGATCATGGATCCCGACATCCTGCTGCTCGACGAGCCGTTCTCAGCGCTCGACTACCAGACGCGCCTGTACCTCGAAGGCGTGCTGATGGAGGCGGTGGAGACCTTCAATAAGACCGTCATTCTGATCACCCACGACGTCGATGAAGCCGTCGCCTTGTCCAAGCGTGTGGTGGCGTTGAGCGGGCGGCCGACGCGGGTCAAGAACGTCCATCACATCGACATCGAGCGCACCGGGCCGGTCGAGGCGCGCAGCGATCACCGGTTCTCCGACTATTTCCACATGCTTTGCGGCGAGCTCGATATTCAAACCCGGAAAGTGAAGTCCAACTGATGACCAGCGCAACAGACGTCGCATCCCGCGCCAGCGGCACTGCCATCCGGCCCAATCGCGAAACGATCAGCCTGACCCAGCGTCTGGTCGTCACGTTCGACACGCATCTCGGTCGCACCGCGCTGCAGGCGCTTGCGGTGGTCGCGTTCTTCCTGCTGTGGGAGCTTGGAGTCCGCATGGGCTGGATCTCGGAGTTCCTGGTCGGCAAGCCGTCCGGAATCTGGGCGCGGTTCGAGACGCAGTTGCTCGACGGATCGCTATTCGTCGACAGCGGCTACACGCTGTACGAGGCGCTGATCGGCTTCGTCGTCGGCACCATCGTCGGTTCAGTTCTCGGTCTGGCGATGTGGTACTCGATCTTCGTCGCACGGATGGTCGAGCCGTTCATCGTGGCGCTCAACAGCGTTCCGAAGATTGCGCTCGCACCGGTGATCCTGCTGTGGTTCGGCACCGGTCTGTTGTCGAAGGTCGTGCTGGTGGTGTCGATGACGGCGCTGGTCGCGCTGATCGCGGCATATCAGGCCGCCAAAGACAGCGATAAGGATCTGCAGTCGCTGATGCTGTCGATGGGCGGCTCCAAGCACCAGATCTTCTACAGCGTGGTCGTTCCGTCGTCGCTGCCGGCGATCATCGCGACGTTCCGGATCAATATCGGCTTCGCTCTGGTCGGTGCGGTGGTCGGAGAGTTCATCTCCTCCAAGCGCGGCCTCGGCCATCTCGTTTACAACGCGTCGAGCCTCTACGACCTCAACTCGGTCTGGGTCGGCCTGTTCGTCCTGATGTTCATGGGCTTCGTGCTCTACCACGCGATCGATGCACTCGAGCGCTACCTGCTGCCTTGGAAGCAGGACACCGGACACGTCCGGATCCAGGCCTAGATCCGGCCATACGAACTCTCACGACATCCTTCACACACTTCACACAACCTCGGAGCTGAAACCTTATGCGTTCGATCGGAAGACTCGTCGGTGCAGCCACCCTCGTGGCCTCGTTAGCGGTGTCGACGGCGGTTCCCACCGCTGCGATGGCGAAGCAGGTGAAGATCTCTCAAGCCTTCCAGTCCATGCTCTACCTGCCGTTCTACGTCGCGCTGGATAAGGGCTTCTTCAAGCAGCAGGGCCTCGACGTCGACAAGGAGACCGCCGGTTCGCCGACCACCGCGTTGTCCGCTGTTTTGTCCGGCAGTGCGGCATTCTCGATCCACGGTCCGGAGTGGACCGCGATCGCCAATTCGAAGGGCGCCGATGTCGGCATCATCTGCAACGTCGTGAACGGCGCCGCGGTGTGGGTCGCTACGACGCCGGACTTCAAGTACGACACGCTTCAGGACCTGAAGGGGCAGAAGGTTGTCGCAGGCCTGATGCCGACCACCAGCACGTCGTTGTTCATGAAGCTGCTGAAGGACAACGGCTTGAAGCCGGACTCTGACGTCGATCTGCTGCAGGTGCAGATCGGCTCCGAGCCGGGCCCGTTCCTCGGCGGACAGGCCAAGGTGGCGGTGCTGTACGAGCCCGGCCTGGATCAGGTGGTGGCGAAGGGCATGAAGGTGGCGATCGGCTTCCCGAAGGCTTACGGTCCGTATGCGTTCTCGTCGATCACCGCGCGGAAGAACGTCGATCCGAAGGACGCGCAGGCGGTCGTCAATGCGATGGAGCTGGCGCTGCGCTTCATGAAGAACAACCCGGATGAAGCGGTCTCGATCGCCCAGAAGGAATTCCCGACTCTCGATCCGAAGATCGTCGAGGCGGCGGTGCGGCGGATGATCGCCGAGAACGTCTACCCGAGCAGCGTACAGACGACGCAGCAGGCCTATGAGACCGCGATGCAGACACAGATCGCGCTCGGCAATCTGAAGCAGGCGCCGAAGTACGAGGATTTCGTCATCCAGGACTACGTCAAGCCGGCACTCGCGCTGAAGTAACCAGGCCGAAACGCCGGCGATCCGAGACGGTCGCCGGCGTTGTCTTCTCAAGTCGAGGACCATCTCCACCATGTCGTATCCGTTGGGACTGCTCGCAGTCCATCGCGCGTTCCGTGACGGAACGTTGAGCCCCGCCGACTACATTGCCAGTTGCACTGAGCGCGCCGACGAGGTCGAGCCCTGGCTGAAGGCGTTCTGTGATCGGCTGCCAGGAGAACAGCTGACGGGCGGTGAGGGACCGCTGGCCGGCATCCCGATCGGCATCAAGGACATCATCGCCACCGCCGGCATCCGCACGACCAACGGATCGCGGGTCTATGCCGATCACGTTCCGGATCAGGACGCCCCGATCGTGGCGCGCATCAAACAGCTCGGCGGCATCGTGTTCGGCAAAACGGTGAGCACCGAATTCGCCTGGCGCTGCCCTGGGCCCACGGTCAATCCCAACAATCCGCAGCACACGCCCGGCGGCTCGTCGAGCGGGTCGGCCGCCGCGGTGGCGGCCGGTATCGTGCCGATGGCGCTCGGCACCCAGACGGTCGGTTCGGTGGTACGCCCCGCTGCGTATTGCGGCATCGTCGGCTTCAAGCCGAGCTTCGGCGCGATTGTGCGCGACGGCGTTCACCCCTTGGCGCAATCGCTCGATCACGTCGGATTTTTGACGCGGTCGGTGGAGGACGCGGCGTTCGCATTCGGCCTGCTGGCCGATGGGGCCGAGGCGGGGGCGGCAGCCCAAGCCGTCGCAGGCGACGTGCTTCCTGCCGTTTCGTCACTACGGCTCGGTGTGGTTCGCCCGCCGATCTGGGATCGGGTCAGTGCCGAGCAGAACCAGGCGTTCGAGGCTGCGCTGGAGACGTTACGGCGCGGGGGCGCCACGATCGTGCCGCTGGAGCTTCCCGACCGCTATTGGAAGGGCTTCGAAGCCGCGGAGATCATTCTGGCGGCGGAGGCGGCCGCGATCTTCAATGGGCTGGTGACGCAACACTCCGATTTGACCAGCCCGCAGCTCAAGGAATTGGTGGCTGCCGGCAACGCGATCAGCGCGCCGCGCTACATCGAAGCCCGCCAGTTGCAGGCCTCGCTGCAGCAGGAGTTTCCGCAGCATCTCAGCGGTCTCGACGGCATCCTCACCGTGCCGGCGCCCGGCGAGGCTCCAGAAGGATTGGCCTATACCGGAGACGCCAGCTTCTGCGCGCTGTGGACCATGCTGGGCGTGCCGGCGCTGACGATGCCGATCGCCCGCTCGGCTCGCGGCCTGCCGCTCGGCCTGCAGGTGATCGGCGGATTTGGCGAGGACGCCAAGCTGCTGCGCACCGCGCGGGTTGTCGAGGCCGCGCTGGCGAACTGACTCGAGCGACGTGCGGCCGCTGCTTCGCCGCCGCGCGTCTTTCAGGATCGCACTTTAACGTAGCTGCCCGGCGCATCTTCCAGCGGCGGGTAGGCTTCGTTGCCGATGGCACGGGCGGGGACTTGTTCGTCGTCGAACTGGCCGATCCAGCCGCGCCAATCCGGCCACCACGACCCCTTGTGCTCTTCGGCGCCGTTCAGCCAATTGGCGACCGAGCCGGCGAAGATGTCGGGGTTGGTCCAGAATTGGTACTTGTTCGCCGCCGGCGGATTGATCACGCCGGCGATGTGGCCGGAGCCGGACAGTACGAATTTCACCGGACCGCCGAAGAACTGCGAGCCGTACAGCACCGACTCCGCCGGCGCGATGTGGTCTTCCCGGGTGGCGAGGTTGTAGATCGGCACCTTGACCTTGGTGAGGTCCAGCGTGGTGTTGTCCAGCACCATGGTGCCGGCCGACAGCTTGTTGTCGAGATAGCAGTTGCGCAGGTAGTAGGAGTGGTTCGCCGCCGGCATCCGGGTGGCGTCGGAATTCCAGTGCAGCAGGTCGAACGCCTGCGGCGGCTGGCCCTTCAGGTAGTTGTTGACGACGTAGGACCAGATCAGGTCGTTCGGCCGCAGCATGTTGAAGGCCATCGCCATCTTGGCGCCTTCGAGCACGCCGGTGACCTTCATCTCGCGTTCGACCGCGGAAATCTGCTCCTCGTCGACGAACACCATCAGGTCGCCGGCATGGGTGAAGTCGACCTGCGTGGTGAGGAAGGTCGCCGAGGTGACGCGCACCCGGCGGCGCTCGGCGAGCCAGGCCAGCGTCGAGGCGAGCAGGGTGCCGCCGACGCAGTAGCCCAGCGTGTGGACCTTCATCTCGCCGGTGACCTTCTCGACCACGTCCATCGCGGTCAGCGGGCCGAGCTTCATGTAGTCGGCGAAATCCTTGTCGGCCAGGCTCTTGTCCGGGTTGACCCAGGAGATCACGAACACGGTGAGGCCCTGGTCGACGCACCATTTGATGAACGATTTCTCGGGCTTGAGGTCGAGAATGTAGTACTTGTTGATCCACGGCGGCACGATCAGCAGCGGCGTTCGCTGCACCGTCTCGGTGGCGGGCTCATACTGGATGAGCTGCATGATCTCGTTCTGGAAGATCACCTTGCCCGGGGTGACCGCCATGTTGACGCCGACCTCGAGCCCGGCCGGATCGGACTGCCGGATTTTCAGATGGCCGCGGCCGGACTGGATGTCGTCGGCCAGCATCTTCATGCCGCGAACCAGATTATCGCCGCTGGCCTCCAGCGTCTGGCGCGTCAGCTCCGGATTGGTCATCACGAAGTTGGAGGGCGCCAGCGCGGTGGTGAGCTGCTGGACGTAGAACGCGGCCTTGCGCTTGGTGTGCGGGTCGATCTCGGCGTTCTTGACCAGCTCGTCCGCCCACTGCGTGGTCAGCAGGTAGGCCTGCATCAGGAAATCGTAGAACGCGTTGGCCTTCCATTCCGGCGAGGCGAACCGCTTGTCGCGCGGCGAGGGGGCAATCGCCGGCTCGGCCTGTTCGCCGGCGAGGCGCTTGGAGGCCGCGCCCCAGAGTTCGAGATACGACTTGCCGAGCCGCTGCTGCAGCTCATGAGAACGGGCCTGGTCGGACAGCCAGTAATTGGCGACGCTCGAGAAGCTCTTCACCATTTCGGTCAGACCGGCGGGCGGATGACCGTCCGGTGGCACGGCACCGTTCTGCGACTTCATCATCGTCGCAAGGGCTTGGCTACCGGTCTCGATCGCCTGCGCCAGATTGCGGGCGAACGCATCAGGATCGAACTTCGGGGCCGCCTGGGGTTCTGCGAGCATGTCGGTCATGAATCAACACTACAGTCCGGTGCAGAAAATCCGCTGAGATTTGTCGTCGCGCCCCCCGATGATGGCATAGTTCGGTAAACGTCGCTGATTTCGATGTGCTGCAGTGCGACAAATTGCGCTTGATTTAGCCACATTGGCATCCCACTGAGACGGTCGGGTCGGTTAATGTCGCCGATCGGCGCTGGCCGGTTCGAGGCGAAATGAGCTAAGGTTTAATCCTCGAGTGCGACGATTGTTGCGAGCGGCGACGATCGGGAAGGCGGGGCCGCGTGAAGGCAAGCAGGGTGATGCGAGTGGCAGGCACGGGTGGACGGACGGGACCCGGCATGCGGGCTGCTGTGGCAGTCGCGCTGGTCATCGCCGGCTGCGCGCTCGGCGGCTGCTCGGTCTCGCTGTCGGACATGCCGCTGCTCGGCAGCAGCGATACTCCCGCCAAGCCCAAGGAAGCCGATGCTTTTCCGGCCGTGAATGATCTGCCCGCCAATCGCGAGGAAGCGGTGCTGGCGCCGTCCGAGCGCAATAAGATCGAGCAGGAATTGATCGCTGCCCGCGAACGCCAAGCGAACGCGAATGCCGGTGCTGCCGCGCCGGCCGCGGGCACCGCGGCCGCCAGAACGGCGGCGTCGAGATAGCCGGACCGACGCCGCCATCGACGACCCGCCGCCGGGGCAGGTGACGATCGCGAGCGGGCTGCATGTCAGCCTTGTCGCAAACAGCCGCAAATTCGAACGAATCAGGGCGTTGCTGCACGTTTATCGGATTCCCCTCCGATCAAGAACGCGGTAACGATCCCACCGTTACCCGGAGTCGAGGACCATGGAAGAATTCTACCGCATCCGCCGCTTGCCGCCCTACGTGTTCGAGCAGGTCAACCGGGCCAAGGCCGCCGCGCGCAACGCCGGCGCCGACATCATCGATCTCGGGATGGGCAATCCGGACCTGCCGGCGCCGCCGCACGTCCTGGAGAAGCTGAAGGACACTCTCGGCAAGCCCCGCACCGACCGCTACTCCGCCTCGCGCGGTATCACCGGTCTCCGCAGGGCCCAGGCCGCGTATTACGACCGCCGCTTCGGCGTGAAGCTGAACCCCGACACCCAGGTGGTCGCGACGCTCGGCTCCAAGGAAGGCTTCGCCAACGTCGCCCAGGCGATCACCGCCCCCGGCGACGTCGTGCTGTGCCCCAATCCGAGCTATCCGATCCACGCCTTCGGCTTCCTGATGGCGGGCGGCGTGATCCGCTCGGTGCCGTCCGAGCCGACCCCGGATTTCTTCGCCGCGGCCGAGCGGGCGATCATCCATTCGATCCCCAAGCCGATCGCGCTGATCGCCTGCTATCCGTCGAACCCGACCGCCTATGTGGCCAGCCTCGACTTCTACAAGGACCTGGTGGCGTTCGCGAAGAAGCACGAGATCATGATCCTGTCGGATCTGGCCTACGCCGAAGTCTATTTCGACGACAACAATCCGCCGCCGTCGGTGCTGCAGGTGCCGGGCGCGATGGACGTCACCGTCGAGTTCACCTCGATGTCGAAGACGTTCTCGATGGCCGGCTGGCGGATGGGTTTTGCGGTCGGCAACGAGCGCATCATCGCCGCTCTGGCCCGCGTGAAGTCGTATCTCGATTACGGCGCGTTCACCCCGGTCCAGGTCGCCGCCACCGCGGCGCTGAACGGCCCCGACGACTGCATCAAGGAAATGCGCGAGACCTACAAGAAGCGCCGCGACATCCTGGTCGAGAGCTTCGGCCGCGCCGGCTGGGAGATCCCGCCGCCGTCCGCCTCGATGTTCGCCTGGGCGCCGCTGCCGCCGGCCTTCCGCGAGATCGGCTCCATGCAGTTCGCCACCCTGATGGTGGAGAAGTGCGGTGTCGTGGTGTCGCCCGGCGTCGGCTTCGGCGAACACGGTGAGGGCTTCGTCCGCATCGCGATGGTGGAAAACGAGCAGCGCATCCGCCAAGCGGCGCGCGGCGTCCGGCGCTTCCTTGAAAGCGGCGTCGAAACGTTGCACAACGTCGTGCCTCTCGCTGCTCAGCGATAGGCCGTCATTGGAGGCCGCCCGCCGGCCTCCGGGTTCTTCCCCAAGAAACGCCGGTTTCCGGTAGCAGGTCAGCGCGTCATGGTCGCGCCACTCAGAGTGGGTATTGCGGGTCTCGGCACCGTGGGTGCCGAAGTCGTCCGCGTCATCGAACGGCAGGAGCGGACCTTGTCCGCTCGTTGCGGCCGCCCCGTGCGGGTGGTCGCGGTCACCGCGCGCTCCAAGGCGAAGAAGCGCGGGCTCGACCTCTCCGGTATCAAATGGGCCAAGAGTCCGCTCGCGATCGCCACCGATCCCGAGGTCGACTGCTTCGTCGAGCTGATCGGCGGTGCCGGCGATCCCGCCGGCCCGGCGATTGAGGCTGCGCTGGCTGCCGGCAAGGCGGTGGTCACCGCCAACAAGGCGCTGATCGCCAAGCACGGCCTCAAGCTGGCGTCGCTCGCCGAGAAGCACAATGCGGCGCTGAACTACGAAGCCGCCGTCGGCGCCGCGATCCCGGTGATCAAGACGCTGCGCGAGGGCCTCGCGGGCACCGACATCGATCGCATCTACGGCATTCTCAACGGCACCTGTAACTACATCCTGACCCGGATGGAGCAGGAGGGGCTGTCGTTCGACGACTGCCTCGCCGATGCGCAGCGGCTTGGCTACGCCGAAGCCGATCCGACCTTCGATATCGACGGCCACGACACCGCGCAGAAGCTGGCGATCCTGGCCAGCCTCGCGTTCGGCACCAAGGTGTCCGAGAGCTCGGTTTACGTCGAAGGCATCCGCTCGATCACCCCGGAAGATCTCCGCGCGGCCGATGATCTCGGCTACCGCGTCAAGCTGCTCGGCGTGGCGGTCCGCACCGCCAAGGGCATCGAGCAGCGCGTGCATCCGACCATGGTACCGAAAACCTCGTCGATCGCGCAAGTGATGGGCGTGACCAACGCCGTCTCGATCGACGGCGACGGCATTCCGCCGATCACGCTGGTCGGTGCCGGCGCCGGTGCCGCCGCGACCGCATCCGCGGTGGTGGCGGATATCGCCGACGTCGCCCGCGGCATCCGCGCGGTGCCGTTCGGCCGGCCGGTGGCCGGGCTGAAGGCCACCGCGAAGGCGCCGATGCAGCGCCATGAAGGCGGCTATTACTTGCGGCTGCTGGCGCGCGATCACGCCGGCACCGCCGCGACCATCGCCAAGCGGCTTGCCGAGCAGGACATCTCGATCGAGTCGATCGTGCAGCGGCACCCGCACCGCAGCCTCGATGCCAATGGCAAGGCTGCCAAATCGTCGATCCCGGTGCCGGTGATTCTGATCACTTACGCCACCGCCGAAGACGCGGTGCGCCGCGCCCTGCAGGCGGTGCAGCGCGACAAGGTGATCAGTGGCCGGCCACAGGTGATCCGGATCGAGAAGAACTGAGTTCGACCATTCGTACAGCCCCCGCCGCAAGCGCGGGGGCACTGTTTTGAGGAGCTGGGCCGATGTCGACCACCATTTCCGTTCCGCCGCAATTGCTGCTGGAGCGCATCCTGACCCTGGAGATCGTGCGCGTGACCGAGCGCGCCGCGGTGTCTGCGGCGCGGCTGCGCGGCCACGGCAACGAGAAGGGCGCGGACCAGGCCGCGGTCGATGCGATGCGCCGCGAGCTCAACAAGATGCCGATCGAAGGCACCATCGTGATCGGCGAGGGCGAGCGCGACGAAGCGCCGATGCTGTTCATCGGTGAGAAGGTCGGCGCGGGCATCAATGCGGGTCCGAAGGTCGACATCGCGGTCGACCCGCTCGAAGGCACCACGCTGTGCGCCAAGAACATGCCGGGCTCGATCGCCACCATGGCGATGGCCGAAGGCGGCACGCTGCTTCATGCGCCCGACGTCTACATGCAGAAGATCGCGATCGGTCCCGGTTACGAAAAGAACCTGATCGACATCGATGCGCCGCCGGAAGACAACATCCTCCGTCTGGCGCAGGCCAAGGGCGTGCCGACGAGCGGCGTCACCGTGCTGGTGCTGGACCGTCCGCGCCACGCCGAACTGATCGCCAAGATCCGCGCCACCGGCGCCGGCGTCCAGCTGATCACCGACGGCGACGTTGCCGGCGTGATCCACTGCGCCGACCCGGACAACACCGGCGTCGACATCTACATGGGCACCGGCGGTGCGCCGGAAGGCGTGCTGGCCGCGGCGGCGCTGCGCTGCATCGGCGGTCAGATGCAGTGCCGGCTGCTGCTCGACACCCACTCCAAGCGCAACCGCGCCGAGTCGATGGGCATCGAAGATCCGAACTTCGTGTACCAGATCGAGGACATGGTGAAGGGTGACTGCCTGTTCGCCGCCACCGGTGTCACCGACGGTTCGCTGCTGTCGGGCGTCAAGTTCCGCAAGGGCGTGATCCAGACCGAGACCGTGGTGATGCGGTCGGTCACCGGCACGGTGCGCTACATCAAGGCGGACCACCGCCAGCTCGAAAAGTTCCACCTCGATTAAGTCGAATCCGATTTCATCGGTTTCGACTTACGTTTTTCTGTAACGCGTTTTCTTCACGCGAACCGGTACCCACTTCGCTTGAAGACGCTTTGAGAACGGAGACGTCGGATGGCCGTCGAGATTCGTCCCGTCGGCCCCGACGAGCGGGCCGCCTGGGAGCCGCTTTGGGCCGGTTACCTCGCGTTCTACAAGGCCACGCTGGCCCCCGAGGTGTCTGACGTCACCTGGGGGCGGTTTCACGATCCCGCCGAGCCGATGCATCTGCTCGGCGCCTATGTGGACGGCAAGCTCACCGGCATCGTGCAGTTCATCTATCACCGATCGTGCTGGACGGTCGGTGACTACTGCTATCTGCAGGACCTGTTCGTCGCCGACACCGCCCGTGGGCTCGGCCTCGGCCGCAAGCTGATCGAGGCGGTGTACGCGCGCGCGAAGGCCGACGGCTGCAGCCGCGTGCATTGGCTGACCCAAACCGGCAACGCCACTGCGCGTCTGCTGTACGACCGCATCGCCGAGGATTCCGGCTTCATGCAGTATCGGAAGATTTTGTAGCCAGCCCGACCGCGTCGTTGCATCGCTGCGCTGGCA from the Rhodopseudomonas palustris genome contains:
- a CDS encoding LL-diaminopimelate aminotransferase, yielding MEEFYRIRRLPPYVFEQVNRAKAAARNAGADIIDLGMGNPDLPAPPHVLEKLKDTLGKPRTDRYSASRGITGLRRAQAAYYDRRFGVKLNPDTQVVATLGSKEGFANVAQAITAPGDVVLCPNPSYPIHAFGFLMAGGVIRSVPSEPTPDFFAAAERAIIHSIPKPIALIACYPSNPTAYVASLDFYKDLVAFAKKHEIMILSDLAYAEVYFDDNNPPPSVLQVPGAMDVTVEFTSMSKTFSMAGWRMGFAVGNERIIAALARVKSYLDYGAFTPVQVAATAALNGPDDCIKEMRETYKKRRDILVESFGRAGWEIPPPSASMFAWAPLPPAFREIGSMQFATLMVEKCGVVVSPGVGFGEHGEGFVRIAMVENEQRIRQAARGVRRFLESGVETLHNVVPLAAQR
- a CDS encoding homoserine dehydrogenase; the protein is MVAPLRVGIAGLGTVGAEVVRVIERQERTLSARCGRPVRVVAVTARSKAKKRGLDLSGIKWAKSPLAIATDPEVDCFVELIGGAGDPAGPAIEAALAAGKAVVTANKALIAKHGLKLASLAEKHNAALNYEAAVGAAIPVIKTLREGLAGTDIDRIYGILNGTCNYILTRMEQEGLSFDDCLADAQRLGYAEADPTFDIDGHDTAQKLAILASLAFGTKVSESSVYVEGIRSITPEDLRAADDLGYRVKLLGVAVRTAKGIEQRVHPTMVPKTSSIAQVMGVTNAVSIDGDGIPPITLVGAGAGAAATASAVVADIADVARGIRAVPFGRPVAGLKATAKAPMQRHEGGYYLRLLARDHAGTAATIAKRLAEQDISIESIVQRHPHRSLDANGKAAKSSIPVPVILITYATAEDAVRRALQAVQRDKVISGRPQVIRIEKN
- the glpX gene encoding class II fructose-bisphosphatase, whose protein sequence is MSTTISVPPQLLLERILTLEIVRVTERAAVSAARLRGHGNEKGADQAAVDAMRRELNKMPIEGTIVIGEGERDEAPMLFIGEKVGAGINAGPKVDIAVDPLEGTTLCAKNMPGSIATMAMAEGGTLLHAPDVYMQKIAIGPGYEKNLIDIDAPPEDNILRLAQAKGVPTSGVTVLVLDRPRHAELIAKIRATGAGVQLITDGDVAGVIHCADPDNTGVDIYMGTGGAPEGVLAAAALRCIGGQMQCRLLLDTHSKRNRAESMGIEDPNFVYQIEDMVKGDCLFAATGVTDGSLLSGVKFRKGVIQTETVVMRSVTGTVRYIKADHRQLEKFHLD
- a CDS encoding GNAT family N-acetyltransferase; its protein translation is MAVEIRPVGPDERAAWEPLWAGYLAFYKATLAPEVSDVTWGRFHDPAEPMHLLGAYVDGKLTGIVQFIYHRSCWTVGDYCYLQDLFVADTARGLGLGRKLIEAVYARAKADGCSRVHWLTQTGNATARLLYDRIAEDSGFMQYRKIL